In Methanothermococcus thermolithotrophicus DSM 2095, one DNA window encodes the following:
- a CDS encoding polyprenyl synthetase family protein produces MDLFDKEILGKIEEELKKHVEKDDVLYEASKHLLLAGGKRIRPYLAVLTYMLKKDNIEEVLRPAAAVELIHNYTLVHDDIMDNDDERRGKPTVHIVYGEPIAILSGDLLYAKAFEALSSIEDPKKAHEVLKVLSKACVEVCEGQAMDMEFENRFPTMDEYFEMISKKTGALIVAPVEIGAIMSECNEEERKSLYEYAKRIGMVFQVQDDVLDLIGDQKKIGKPVGSDIKEGKKTLMVIHAMETLPEDKKERLMNILGNSDATDEEISEAIELLGDSIEYAKELMKNAVKEAKDYLKIFDSEKRKRLEDIADFIVDRIY; encoded by the coding sequence ATGGACCTATTCGACAAAGAAATACTAGGAAAAATTGAAGAAGAACTGAAAAAGCATGTTGAAAAAGATGACGTCCTTTATGAAGCTTCTAAACACCTTTTATTGGCAGGGGGTAAAAGAATAAGGCCCTATCTGGCCGTTTTAACATATATGTTAAAAAAGGATAATATTGAAGAAGTTTTACGACCTGCAGCTGCAGTTGAGTTAATTCATAACTACACCCTGGTTCACGATGACATAATGGATAACGACGATGAAAGAAGGGGAAAACCAACTGTTCATATAGTTTATGGCGAACCAATAGCGATTCTTTCAGGAGATTTACTATATGCAAAGGCATTTGAAGCCTTGTCAAGTATTGAGGACCCTAAAAAAGCCCATGAAGTTTTAAAGGTATTATCAAAGGCATGTGTTGAAGTTTGTGAAGGTCAGGCCATGGATATGGAATTTGAAAACAGGTTTCCAACCATGGACGAATACTTTGAAATGATTTCAAAGAAAACAGGTGCATTGATCGTAGCTCCTGTGGAGATAGGGGCCATTATGTCTGAATGCAATGAAGAGGAAAGAAAATCATTATATGAGTACGCTAAAAGGATAGGTATGGTTTTTCAAGTGCAGGATGATGTTTTGGACTTAATAGGGGACCAGAAAAAAATTGGAAAGCCCGTTGGTAGCGACATAAAAGAAGGTAAAAAAACCTTAATGGTAATTCATGCAATGGAAACTCTCCCTGAAGATAAAAAGGAAAGACTAATGAATATTTTGGGCAACAGCGATGCTACAGATGAAGAAATTTCAGAAGCCATAGAACTATTGGGCGATTCAATTGAATATGCAAAAGAGCTCATGAAGAATGCAGTAAAAGAAGCCAAAGATTATTTAAAAATATTCGATAGTGAAAAAAGAAAGAGATTGGAAGACATTGCAGACTTTATAGTGGATAGAATATATTAA
- a CDS encoding DUF2118 family protein, producing the protein MKIPRVYVEGKGDGSNRVAIEKNGKVIIFLDEGEEYTGDGKILSQIVCDDLEKYIINSKFVRDVLIRYPDKRTFTYLEKGTEILQIPAEGYKVYPIVDFGCRVLEGHRLAALESKKGDMRFVNSPINGTIVFMKEIPGKRANYVFYILEE; encoded by the coding sequence ATGAAAATACCTAGAGTTTATGTTGAAGGTAAAGGTGATGGGAGTAATAGGGTCGCCATTGAAAAAAACGGAAAAGTTATTATATTTTTAGATGAAGGGGAAGAGTATACCGGAGATGGTAAAATACTGTCCCAGATAGTTTGCGATGACTTAGAAAAATACATTATAAACTCCAAGTTTGTAAGGGATGTTTTGATTAGGTACCCTGATAAAAGAACATTTACCTATTTGGAAAAGGGCACTGAGATTTTGCAAATACCTGCTGAAGGTTACAAAGTGTATCCAATTGTGGATTTTGGATGTAGGGTTTTAGAAGGTCACAGGCTTGCAGCTTTAGAGAGCAAAAAAGGAGATATGAGATTTGTGAATTCTCCTATAAATGGAACAATAGTTTTTATGAAGGAAATACCCGGTAAAAGAGCCAACTATGTGTTTTACATATTGGAAGAATAA
- a CDS encoding Gar1/Naf1 family protein, which produces MERIEILHKTPKGKLIGRTYRQPRINSFVVLKTRNKIIKIGKIYDVFGPVNKPYVKIIPLKNVDIQGCIGSKETFIVNSKKGAKSKNKR; this is translated from the coding sequence TTGGAAAGAATAGAAATTTTACATAAAACTCCTAAAGGAAAATTAATAGGCAGAACATACCGTCAGCCCCGGATAAATTCTTTTGTTGTTTTAAAAACCAGAAATAAGATCATAAAGATTGGGAAAATTTACGATGTTTTTGGGCCGGTTAATAAACCATATGTGAAGATCATACCTCTTAAAAACGTGGATATTCAGGGATGTATAGGGAGTAAAGAAACTTTTATCGTAAATTCTAAGAAAGGGGCCAAATCTAAAAATAAAAGATAA
- a CDS encoding RNase J family beta-CASP ribonuclease: MQLEVVAIGGYEEVGRNMTAVNIDGEIIIFDMGIRLDRVMIHEDVDISKMHSLNLIEMGVIPDDTVMKNIEGEVKAIVITHGHLDHFGAITKLAHRYNAPIIGTPYTLELIKREILSERKFDVRNPLITHEAGQVMDLTPNISLEFIRVTHSIPDAVLAVLHTPYGAIMYANDFKFDNFPVVGEKPDYKSIKRVGKQGVICMISESTRVDFQGKTPSEGVAANLLKNDLIGSDNEGNGVVVTTFSSHIARIKSITDIAVKMGRTPVLIGRSMAKYCGIAEDIGIVKFPKETRICGDPSIVDRTLHNVMNEGKENYMLIVTGHQGEEGAVLSRMATNKTPYRFEKHDQVIFSADVIPNPMNSAQRYMLEARLALMGVRIFKGAHVSGHAAKEDHRDMLRWVNPEHVIPSHGDFNLTATYAKLAEEEGYRLGEDVHLLRNGQSLKFERIL, encoded by the coding sequence TTGCAGTTAGAGGTTGTAGCTATAGGTGGATATGAAGAAGTTGGAAGAAATATGACTGCCGTCAATATTGATGGAGAGATTATAATATTCGATATGGGTATCAGGCTCGATAGGGTTATGATACATGAAGATGTGGATATTTCAAAGATGCACAGTTTAAATTTAATTGAAATGGGCGTTATACCTGATGATACTGTAATGAAGAATATCGAGGGTGAAGTTAAGGCTATAGTCATAACTCACGGACACCTCGATCACTTTGGAGCAATAACCAAACTGGCCCATAGGTACAATGCCCCTATAATTGGGACGCCGTACACTTTGGAACTTATAAAAAGAGAAATTTTGAGTGAAAGGAAATTTGATGTCAGAAATCCATTAATTACCCATGAAGCAGGGCAGGTAATGGATTTAACTCCAAATATTTCTTTGGAATTTATAAGGGTGACCCACAGTATCCCGGATGCAGTACTTGCAGTATTGCATACTCCATATGGGGCTATAATGTATGCAAATGACTTTAAATTTGATAACTTCCCTGTTGTAGGTGAAAAACCAGATTACAAATCCATAAAGAGGGTTGGTAAGCAGGGAGTAATTTGCATGATCTCAGAGAGTACTAGGGTAGATTTCCAGGGAAAAACTCCATCAGAAGGAGTAGCTGCAAACCTATTAAAGAACGATTTAATAGGTTCAGATAATGAAGGTAATGGTGTGGTTGTAACTACGTTCTCATCACATATAGCTAGAATAAAATCAATCACAGATATTGCCGTTAAGATGGGTAGGACTCCTGTATTGATAGGAAGATCCATGGCCAAGTACTGCGGAATTGCGGAAGATATTGGTATTGTAAAATTCCCAAAAGAAACAAGAATATGTGGGGATCCTTCAATAGTAGATAGAACATTACATAATGTAATGAACGAAGGTAAGGAAAACTACATGTTAATTGTTACTGGTCACCAAGGTGAAGAAGGGGCAGTTTTATCCAGAATGGCAACCAACAAAACGCCATATAGATTTGAAAAACATGATCAAGTAATATTTTCAGCAGATGTTATTCCAAACCCTATGAACTCAGCTCAAAGATACATGTTGGAAGCTAGACTGGCTCTAATGGGTGTAAGAATATTTAAGGGAGCTCACGTATCAGGACACGCTGCCAAGGAAGATCATAGGGATATGTTAAGATGGGTAAACCCTGAACACGTAATCCCATCACATGGTGATTTCAACCTAACAGCTACCTATGCAAAACTTGCAGAGGAAGAAGGTTATAGATTAGGTGAAGATGTTCACTTGCTAAGAAATGGCCAGAGTTTGAAATTTGAAAGGATACTCTAG
- the rbcL gene encoding type III ribulose-bisphosphate carboxylase, protein MDYVELGYKPKENELLSCIKIKAEDLEKVANEVAAESSIGTWTKIKTMKKEVYDKLKPTVYEINEIGTDGKDKIGIIKIAYPLDAFEPSNMPGTLAGIAGNIFGMKIVKGLRILDFRFPEEFIKAYKGPKYGIKGIRDLLKVDNRPLVGTIVKPKVGLNTEEHSKVTYESWVGGCDIVKDDENLVSQDFNKFEDRIFKVMEYRDKAEDETGEKKIYMPNITAPYKEMIRRAQVVKDAGCEYAMLDVVVLGFSAVQQFREEDFDFVIHAHRAMHAAITRSREWGISMLALSKIYRLLGVDQLHIGTVVGKMEGEQDEVCGIRDEIVQDSVKKDDLNKFFDQEWYGMNNVFPVSSGGIYPKLVPKITDMLGKDVILQAGGGIHGHPDGTISGAKAMRAAVESVAEGISLEQKAEEVPELKTALEYWK, encoded by the coding sequence ATGGATTACGTGGAATTAGGGTACAAACCAAAAGAAAATGAATTATTATCATGCATCAAAATTAAAGCAGAAGATCTTGAAAAAGTTGCAAACGAAGTTGCAGCGGAGAGCTCTATAGGGACATGGACAAAGATTAAAACAATGAAGAAAGAAGTCTATGACAAACTCAAGCCTACGGTATATGAAATAAATGAGATAGGAACCGATGGAAAGGATAAGATAGGTATTATAAAAATAGCTTATCCATTGGATGCATTTGAACCTTCAAACATGCCTGGAACTTTGGCAGGAATAGCTGGGAACATTTTTGGAATGAAGATAGTGAAAGGATTAAGAATTTTAGATTTTAGATTCCCTGAAGAGTTTATAAAAGCCTATAAAGGACCAAAATATGGTATAAAGGGAATAAGGGATTTGTTAAAAGTTGATAATAGGCCTTTAGTAGGTACCATAGTTAAACCTAAGGTTGGATTAAATACCGAAGAACATTCAAAGGTAACCTATGAATCATGGGTCGGAGGTTGTGATATAGTAAAAGATGATGAAAATTTAGTTTCCCAGGATTTTAACAAATTTGAAGATAGAATTTTTAAAGTAATGGAGTATAGAGATAAAGCTGAAGATGAAACTGGAGAGAAGAAGATCTACATGCCAAATATAACTGCACCATATAAAGAAATGATACGAAGAGCTCAGGTTGTAAAGGATGCAGGTTGCGAGTATGCTATGCTGGATGTTGTGGTTCTAGGCTTTTCAGCGGTTCAGCAGTTTAGGGAAGAAGATTTTGACTTTGTAATTCATGCCCACAGGGCTATGCATGCGGCAATAACCCGTTCCAGAGAATGGGGAATTTCAATGTTGGCGCTTTCTAAAATATATAGACTTTTAGGTGTGGATCAGCTCCATATAGGAACTGTTGTTGGAAAGATGGAAGGGGAGCAGGATGAGGTTTGTGGAATAAGGGATGAAATTGTACAAGATAGTGTTAAAAAGGATGATTTGAATAAGTTCTTTGATCAAGAGTGGTATGGAATGAACAATGTATTCCCTGTTTCATCAGGAGGAATATATCCAAAATTAGTACCTAAAATAACAGATATGTTAGGAAAGGATGTTATACTACAGGCAGGTGGAGGTATCCACGGGCATCCAGATGGAACAATCTCCGGGGCAAAAGCTATGAGAGCAGCAGTTGAATCAGTAGCTGAAGGTATTTCACTGGAACAAAAGGCAGAAGAAGTTCCTGAGTTAAAAACAGCACTTGAATATTGGAAATGA
- the fni gene encoding type 2 isopentenyl-diphosphate Delta-isomerase, producing MNNNNIEFRKLEHLLVCNYCDVEYKKGTLFSDVELIHSGVSRCDLEDIDTSIELFGKKLGAPLIVAAITGGHSKAKEVNKNIAIAVEELNLGMGVGSQRAAIMHDNLIDTYSVVRDHTSSLILGNLGAVNFVEDGWDVETIKKSAEMIDADAMAIHFNPLQEAIQPEGDVNFKGMEVIKELIADYKKTYGSLPFVAKQVGEGFSKEDAVFLKNLGFDSIDVGGSGGTSWAAVEMYRIKDEEMRSFSEQFVNWGIPTAASVMEVRSVFNGPVIATGGIRSGIDIAKSIVIGADCCGTALPILKAALKSSDEVVKVLERMIKELKTSMFLVGSSNIEELKKTSYVLKDDLREWVSQRI from the coding sequence ATGAATAATAACAACATCGAGTTTAGAAAGTTGGAACACTTACTTGTGTGTAACTACTGCGATGTAGAGTATAAGAAAGGAACACTTTTTAGTGATGTAGAATTAATACATAGTGGAGTATCAAGATGTGACTTAGAGGATATAGACACATCAATTGAATTATTTGGAAAAAAATTGGGAGCTCCACTTATTGTTGCTGCCATAACTGGTGGCCATTCCAAGGCAAAGGAAGTAAATAAAAATATTGCAATTGCAGTAGAGGAACTTAATTTAGGAATGGGTGTAGGTTCTCAAAGGGCAGCAATAATGCACGATAATTTGATAGATACCTATTCGGTTGTAAGGGACCATACATCTTCTTTAATTCTTGGAAATTTGGGTGCTGTTAATTTTGTAGAAGACGGGTGGGATGTAGAGACCATTAAAAAATCAGCTGAAATGATAGATGCCGATGCAATGGCAATTCATTTCAATCCACTTCAGGAGGCTATTCAGCCAGAGGGAGATGTAAACTTTAAAGGAATGGAAGTTATAAAGGAGTTAATAGCCGATTATAAAAAAACTTACGGTAGTTTACCATTTGTTGCAAAGCAGGTTGGAGAAGGGTTTTCAAAGGAAGACGCCGTATTTTTAAAGAACCTCGGGTTTGATTCCATAGATGTGGGCGGAAGTGGAGGAACCTCCTGGGCAGCTGTTGAAATGTATAGGATAAAGGATGAAGAGATGAGAAGTTTCTCAGAACAGTTTGTAAATTGGGGTATTCCAACGGCAGCTTCGGTAATGGAGGTTAGAAGTGTCTTTAACGGTCCAGTGATAGCCACCGGAGGAATTAGATCAGGTATCGATATAGCCAAATCCATAGTTATAGGTGCAGATTGCTGTGGAACGGCGCTTCCTATTTTAAAAGCTGCACTGAAATCTTCAGATGAAGTAGTTAAAGTCCTTGAAAGGATGATAAAAGAGCTGAAAACTAGTATGTTTTTGGTTGGAAGCAGTAATATTGAGGAGCTGAAAAAAACATCTTATGTGTTAAAGGATGATTTAAGAGAATGGGTTTCCCAAAGGATTTAA
- a CDS encoding ATPase, T2SS/T4P/T4SS family, with the protein MGLFDRIHKKEVVKPVKKEEKKEEEKPSPEIKKTTGPLISDISQISESIGSNLLDKYFLKVDDVEFDVIIEKKEGITYYKIPEIMLINSALAKLSEDQLAAIKSDLSEGLFERLGQIQGYLKNYSEKNNLGLRDIDILHLSKYFYLTIGKLGLLEIPLKDKNLEEVMVNGLNNPTFVFHRKFQMCETNILLDKSELTRIIESIAYLAGRSIDSRSPMLDAFLPDGSRVNATTSDVTLNGSTLTIRKFSAEPLTIVDLIKFGTFDLELAAFLWQAIEGYFGAKPANTLIVGGTGSGKTTTLNIVSMFSMYTDRIITIEDTPELQIPLTHVIKMITRPPRPGIPEYEITMEDLIKNALRMRPDRIFVGEVRGSEAQSLLVAMNTGHDGALAEDEPIYLSNGNIVSIGEFVDKFFKKYNSMKVKESNGFEWIDISNENTFIKSFNKTTLKIEDKLISRVWRKKYSGKMMKIKTKSGKEIILTHDHPIYTLNNKIFEINAEMVKINDYIALPRELKVEQNSYGFCSSTLHPVERKNVENPYLIGALLGDGHLSKYCIDFVNQDSDVIEKVSSELSNYGNVVCLKYNNYTRAKVYGVESASKLSKYIPIGNKTKSFSIPRDVLLSDDDYLSEFIQGLFDSDGHVNETTRCIEFATSNKNLAITLPYLLLRFGIISHKSEQKIDGKGNIGPYYKITISGHDNIWKYWKHIGFTHHVKREKLNNILLKSKNSIDVIPNIGKLIKYYRLNNKLTQQELAEELGLKTRSLIRAYETGVRNPSKTKLNEIAGILNAENLKILANSDIYWDKVVSVEEIEYKGYIYDLTVDDNHTYIAGKYGGFIVSNCSGTLHANSADEAIVRLINPPMNVPKVMISSLDFIINQQRIKRNKKTLRRILGVVEISGSGEDISKTEHFKYDGVTDSIVKTGICMWEEEVCDIAGITRDELMDDRISRKKVLKYMINNNINGITKVGEIIKKYQENPEAMLKSILE; encoded by the coding sequence ATGGGTCTTTTTGATAGAATTCATAAAAAAGAAGTAGTAAAGCCCGTTAAAAAAGAAGAAAAAAAAGAAGAAGAAAAACCCAGTCCTGAAATTAAAAAAACTACTGGCCCATTAATCAGCGATATATCACAAATAAGTGAATCCATAGGTTCGAATTTATTGGATAAATATTTTTTAAAAGTTGATGATGTTGAGTTTGACGTTATTATCGAAAAAAAAGAAGGGATAACCTATTATAAAATACCTGAAATCATGTTGATAAACTCAGCGTTGGCCAAGCTTTCAGAAGATCAGTTGGCAGCTATAAAATCAGATCTTTCAGAAGGTTTATTTGAAAGACTAGGCCAAATTCAAGGGTACTTAAAAAACTATTCAGAAAAAAATAATTTGGGCCTTAGGGATATAGATATTCTTCATTTGTCAAAATACTTCTATCTTACAATTGGAAAGTTAGGGCTTTTAGAAATACCCTTAAAAGATAAAAACCTTGAAGAAGTTATGGTGAATGGATTAAATAATCCCACATTTGTATTCCATAGAAAATTTCAAATGTGTGAAACAAACATATTACTAGATAAAAGTGAATTGACTAGAATAATTGAAAGTATAGCTTATCTAGCAGGTAGATCTATAGATTCCAGAAGTCCAATGTTAGATGCTTTTTTACCAGATGGTAGTAGGGTTAACGCAACAACATCCGATGTAACATTAAATGGAAGTACCCTAACAATCCGTAAGTTCTCGGCAGAACCACTAACTATTGTTGATTTAATAAAGTTTGGTACTTTTGACCTAGAACTTGCTGCTTTTTTATGGCAGGCTATTGAAGGCTATTTTGGAGCAAAGCCTGCGAACACCCTGATTGTAGGTGGTACTGGTTCAGGTAAGACAACAACACTTAACATAGTTTCAATGTTTTCAATGTACACCGACAGGATTATAACTATTGAAGATACTCCAGAGTTGCAAATTCCACTTACGCATGTTATCAAAATGATAACAAGACCACCAAGACCTGGAATTCCAGAATATGAGATCACTATGGAAGATTTAATTAAGAACGCCTTGAGGATGAGGCCAGATAGGATCTTTGTAGGAGAGGTCAGAGGTTCAGAAGCTCAATCTCTCTTAGTTGCTATGAATACGGGGCATGATGGTGCATTAGCAGAAGATGAGCCTATTTATCTATCTAATGGAAATATTGTTAGTATCGGAGAATTTGTTGATAAATTTTTTAAAAAGTATAATTCAATGAAAGTAAAAGAAAGTAATGGATTCGAATGGATTGACATATCTAATGAAAACACATTTATTAAAAGTTTCAATAAAACCACTTTAAAAATTGAGGATAAATTAATATCAAGAGTTTGGAGAAAAAAATACTCTGGAAAGATGATGAAAATAAAAACAAAAAGTGGTAAAGAAATAATCCTTACTCATGACCATCCAATATATACTCTAAATAATAAAATATTTGAGATAAATGCGGAAATGGTTAAAATTAACGATTATATTGCACTCCCAAGAGAACTAAAAGTTGAACAAAATTCTTATGGATTTTGTAGCTCTACGCTTCACCCGGTTGAAAGAAAAAATGTTGAAAATCCATATTTAATTGGTGCTTTATTAGGAGATGGTCATTTAAGCAAATATTGCATTGACTTTGTAAATCAAGATAGCGACGTAATTGAAAAAGTTTCAAGTGAACTGAGTAATTATGGAAATGTTGTTTGTTTAAAATATAACAACTACACAAGAGCCAAAGTGTATGGAGTAGAGTCAGCCAGTAAACTTTCAAAATATATCCCAATTGGAAATAAAACAAAATCATTCAGTATCCCAAGAGATGTATTACTATCAGACGATGATTATTTATCAGAATTTATACAAGGATTATTTGATTCTGATGGCCATGTAAATGAAACTACAAGATGTATTGAATTTGCAACATCGAACAAAAATCTTGCAATTACTCTTCCATATTTACTGCTAAGATTTGGGATTATATCTCATAAATCAGAACAAAAAATAGATGGAAAAGGAAATATCGGCCCATACTATAAAATAACTATTAGTGGACATGATAATATATGGAAATACTGGAAACATATTGGTTTCACACACCATGTAAAACGTGAAAAGTTAAATAACATATTGCTTAAATCCAAAAATTCCATAGATGTTATACCAAATATCGGAAAATTGATAAAATATTATCGATTAAACAATAAACTAACACAGCAAGAATTAGCTGAGGAGCTCGGATTAAAAACCAGAAGTTTAATCCGAGCTTATGAAACAGGTGTAAGAAACCCTTCTAAAACGAAGCTAAATGAAATAGCAGGAATATTAAATGCTGAAAACTTAAAAATATTGGCGAATTCAGACATATATTGGGATAAAGTTGTAAGTGTTGAAGAAATTGAATACAAAGGATATATTTATGATTTAACAGTTGACGACAACCACACATACATTGCAGGTAAGTATGGTGGATTTATCGTTTCAAACTGCTCAGGAACGCTTCACGCAAACAGTGCTGATGAAGCCATTGTGAGATTGATAAACCCACCGATGAATGTTCCAAAGGTCATGATTTCTTCATTGGATTTTATTATAAATCAGCAAAGAATTAAAAGAAATAAAAAAACCCTAAGAAGAATTTTGGGTGTAGTTGAAATTAGCGGTAGTGGTGAAGACATAAGTAAAACAGAACATTTTAAATACGATGGTGTAACCGATTCTATCGTTAAAACAGGAATTTGCATGTGGGAAGAGGAAGTTTGTGATATTGCAGGTATAACAAGGGATGAACTCATGGACGATAGAATAAGTAGGAAAAAAGTTCTAAAGTATATGATAAACAACAATATAAATGGAATCACAAAAGTAGGGGAAATAATTAAGAAATATCAAGAAAATCCGGAAGCCATGTTAAAGAGTATTTTAGAATAA
- a CDS encoding transcription initiation factor IIB, protein MATKPVVKEKKKLENKKEIYKLIEHNDSSNKNVILEKEEELICPMCGSKNIIKDYERAEIVCETCGCVLQQNLFDVGPEWRAFDHEQRVKRSRVGPPMTYTIHDKGLSTVIDWRNKDSYGKDISADKRAQLYRLRKWQRRIRVSDASERNLAFALSELDRIASKLGLPRNVRENAAVLYRGAVEKGLIRGRSIEGVAAAALYAACRRCKVPRTLDEIAEGSRVDRKEIGRTYRFISRELNIRLTPTNPIDYVPRFASELKLPGEVESKAISILQKANEKGLTSGRGPTGVAAAAIYIASVLHGTRRTQREVADVAGVTEVTIRNRYKELTEHLDIDVTL, encoded by the coding sequence ATGGCTACCAAACCTGTTGTTAAGGAAAAAAAGAAATTAGAAAATAAGAAAGAAATATATAAATTAATAGAGCATAATGATTCATCAAATAAAAATGTCATTCTTGAAAAAGAAGAAGAACTTATTTGTCCTATGTGCGGCAGTAAAAATATCATTAAGGACTATGAAAGAGCCGAAATTGTTTGTGAAACTTGTGGGTGTGTTTTGCAGCAAAACTTATTTGATGTAGGCCCTGAATGGAGAGCCTTTGATCATGAACAGCGCGTCAAAAGAAGTAGAGTCGGACCTCCTATGACCTACACAATACATGATAAAGGGCTGTCCACAGTTATCGACTGGAGAAATAAAGATAGTTATGGGAAGGATATCTCAGCCGATAAAAGAGCTCAGCTCTATAGATTAAGAAAATGGCAGAGAAGAATTAGGGTTTCAGATGCTTCAGAAAGAAACTTAGCGTTTGCTTTGTCTGAATTGGATAGGATAGCATCTAAATTAGGTCTCCCAAGAAACGTTAGGGAAAACGCAGCAGTTTTATATAGGGGAGCTGTTGAAAAAGGCCTGATTAGAGGTAGAAGCATTGAAGGGGTTGCTGCAGCAGCATTATATGCAGCATGTAGAAGATGTAAAGTCCCAAGAACTTTGGATGAAATTGCAGAAGGATCCAGAGTAGATAGAAAAGAAATTGGAAGAACCTATAGATTTATTTCAAGGGAATTAAACATAAGACTAACTCCAACAAACCCAATAGATTATGTCCCAAGATTTGCATCAGAACTTAAGCTACCGGGAGAAGTTGAATCAAAGGCTATATCTATACTCCAAAAAGCCAATGAAAAAGGTTTAACTAGCGGTAGAGGTCCAACAGGGGTTGCTGCAGCAGCAATATATATTGCAAGCGTTTTACATGGAACTAGAAGAACTCAACGCGAAGTTGCAGATGTTGCAGGAGTTACTGAGGTAACAATAAGAAATAGATACAAGGAACTAACAGAACATTTAGACATTGATGTGACATTATAA
- a CDS encoding type II secretion system F family protein, giving the protein MKKSLYDSLRDSLNSILRSLGFKRKKSIIPRTVRSQYLKRVLGKKMHPEEEILEFYEPYIDETPVMKIDIDDLISKGDFGVLDDYSKSFSYWVTHTSFLPSKRDFQYAGIADERAYFLKLILGSIATIVLFAIYGVITGNPILSIFNGLIVAVLILLGGTLYPKIRLTLFRGEIKIQILISILHIISLLNSGASIQEALKNIATNPEYGITYFEFRNILYDINRGGYNFIEAIERAKRRTKIGLMKKLYDQLIIAANKGGTQLLLENLYNEIVRESLSKIDSSKFQISNLGNLVFGVGMILPFAGMMQSALGGQQGFDGIINTIDLVLTKIGPISTLVFAIFIKMKIE; this is encoded by the coding sequence ATGAAAAAAAGTCTTTATGACTCGCTACGCGATAGTTTAAATAGTATTTTACGTAGTTTAGGATTTAAACGGAAAAAAAGTATAATACCTCGTACTGTAAGATCCCAGTATTTAAAAAGAGTTTTAGGAAAAAAGATGCATCCTGAAGAGGAGATATTGGAATTTTACGAACCCTATATTGATGAAACACCTGTAATGAAGATCGATATTGACGATTTAATATCTAAAGGTGATTTTGGAGTTTTAGATGATTATTCTAAGTCATTTTCCTATTGGGTGACTCATACATCATTCTTACCTTCAAAGAGGGACTTCCAATATGCTGGAATAGCAGATGAAAGAGCATATTTTCTAAAGTTGATATTGGGTTCAATTGCAACTATTGTTTTGTTCGCCATATATGGTGTAATTACAGGAAATCCAATTTTAAGTATATTTAATGGTTTGATAGTTGCAGTACTAATACTCTTAGGTGGGACTTTATATCCTAAAATAAGACTAACACTATTTCGTGGTGAGATAAAAATCCAAATATTGATATCTATTTTACACATTATATCTCTATTAAACTCAGGAGCATCTATTCAAGAAGCCTTAAAAAATATCGCAACCAATCCAGAATATGGGATAACATATTTTGAATTTAGAAATATATTATACGATATCAACAGAGGGGGTTATAACTTTATTGAGGCCATTGAGAGGGCAAAAAGAAGAACAAAAATTGGATTAATGAAAAAACTCTACGATCAGCTTATAATTGCTGCAAATAAAGGGGGAACGCAATTGCTTTTAGAAAATCTGTACAATGAAATCGTTAGAGAGTCATTATCAAAAATTGATTCTTCAAAATTCCAAATATCAAATTTAGGAAACCTCGTATTTGGGGTAGGTATGATATTACCATTTGCTGGGATGATGCAATCTGCCCTTGGGGGGCAACAAGGATTTGATGGAATAATAAACACTATAGACCTTGTACTAACTAAAATAGGGCCTATATCCACACTGGTATTCGCAATATTTATTAAAATGAAAATCGAATAA